A window of the Henckelia pumila isolate YLH828 chromosome 3, ASM3356847v2, whole genome shotgun sequence genome harbors these coding sequences:
- the LOC140886125 gene encoding protein CLMP1-like isoform X1: MGKSGSRKKKGTGNQTQSQNQVSGGDKSSPPPVANGGVNLDSPAYLKRAQELKEEGNRRFQAKDYLGALQQYENALKLTPKTSPDRAVFHSNRAACLMQMKPIDYDAVISECTLALQVQPRYTRALLRRARAFEAIGKYEMAMLDVRELLALDANSHDALEIAERLRMVSGPRTEAQQDLQSRPSPAALGASAVRGAPVSGLGPSLPARPLSKKPSHSAAGAALPSNNKSEKLYPIPPTVNDGDTKIQFPKVVLKPSNGSSRSNTDVSKDNQKEQLLGQPNSLPLYEQSTRSANRWRPLKLVYDHDIRLAEMPVNCSFKELRNVVSKRFPMSKAVLIKYTDNDGDLVTITCTSELKMAESRVDALILKDIDADKGDSIGLLRLHIVEVSPEQEPPLLEEDEEKALENEGDRGDDDMSQISPADPAGKLLDADIDKPENFSQKEKSGAPEDHDYKEVEIDDWLFEFAQLFRTHVGIDPDAHIDLHELGMEQCSEALEETVTSEEAQGLFDKAALKFQEVAALAFFNWGNVHMCAARKKMPIDDSSGKEIMATQLQTAYDWVREKYSLAKEKYEEALSIKPDFYEGLLALGQQQFEMAKLHWSFVLAKKEDLSKWDPTETISLFDSAEERMKAATEMWEKLEEQRAKESKDPVVNKKDELSKRRKKQGSGAEGDTSGIGGREEISPEDAAEQASVMRSQIHLFWGNMLFERSQVECKLGLPGWEKNLDVAVERFKLAGASEADISTVVKNHCSKEATAEVPDSSANNSMP, encoded by the coding sequence ATGGGGAAGTCTGGGAGTAGGAAAAAGAAGGGCACTGGAAACCAAACCCAGAGCCAAAACCAAGTTTCTGGAGGGGATAAGTCGTCGCCTCCTCCCGTTGCTAACGGCGGTGTTAATTTAGATTCTCCGGCTTACTTAAAAAGAGCCCAGGAGCTTAAGGAAGAGGGTAATAGGAGGTTTCAGGCTAAGGACTATTTAGGTGCCCTCCAACAATATGAAAATGCCCTTAAACTTACCCCTAAAACAAGTCCTGATCGAGCAGTCTTTCACAGTAACCGAGCGGCTTGTTTGATGCAAATGAAACCTATTGACTATGATGCTGTGATATCAGAGTGTACTTTGGCGCTTCAGGTACAGCCCCGGTATACCCGAGCTCTTTTAAGGAGAGCTCGTGCATTTGAGGCGATAGGGAAGTATGAAATGGCCATGCTGGATGTGCGAGAACTGCTAGCTTTGGACGCCAATAGCCATGATGCTTTGGAGATTGCTGAAAGATTGAGGATGGTGTCCGGACCTCGCACAGAAGCCCAGCAGGACCTCCAAAGCCGGCCATCGCCAGCTGCATTGGGTGCTTCTGCGGTTCGCGGGGCCCCAGTTTCCGGCCTCGGTCCTTCCTTGCCAGCTAGACCTTTGTCTAAGAAGCCGTCACATTCAGCTGCAGGAGCTGCTCTACCATCTAATAATAAGTCAGAAAAGCTTTATCCAATTCCGCCCACTGTAAATGACGGAGATACCAAAATCCAGTTTCCAAAAGTTGTCTTGAAGCCTTCAAATGGTTCTTCAAGATCCAACACTGATGTTAGTAAGGATAACCAGAAGGAACAGTTGCTTGGTCAACCAAATTCCCTTCCACTTTATGAGCAATCTACACGCTCTGCAAACCGATGGAGACCGTTGAAACTTGTCTATGATCATGACATAAGGCTTGCAGAAATGCCAGTGAATTGCAGTTTCAAAGAATTGAGGAATGTGGTTAGCAAACGTTTCCCCATGTCAAAAGCTGTCCTGATAAAATACACGGACAATGATGGCGACTTAGTGACTATAACATGTACCTCAGAACTTAAAATGGCTGAGTCACGCGTCGATGCCCTTATTCTGAAAGATATTGATGCTGATAAAGGAGATTCTATTGGTCTATTGAGGTTGCATATTGTTGAAGTGAGTCCTGAGCAAGAGCCACCTCTActagaagaagatgaagagaagGCTCTTGAGAATGAGGGGGATAGGGGAGATGATGATATGTCACAAATTTCACCTGCTGATCCTGCAGGAAAACTTCTGGATGCTGATATTGATAAACCAgaaaatttttcacaaaaagaaAAATCCGGAGCACCGGAAGATCACGATTACAAGGAGGTGGAGATTGATGATTGGTTATTCGAGTTTGCACAGCTCTTTCGGACCCATGTTGGGATTGACCCTGATGCTCATATTGATCTGCATGAGCTTGGTATGGAACAATGTTCGGAAGCACTTGAGGAAACAGTGACCAGCGAAGAGGCTCAAGGCCTTTTTGATAAGGCAGCCCTGAAGTTTCAGGAGGTCGCTGCTCTTGCCTTCTTTAACTGGGGAAATGTTCATATGTGTGCAGCTAGGAAAAAAATGCCAATAGATGATTCATCTGGTAAAGAGATAATGGCCACACAGCTTCAAACTGCATATGATTGGGTAAGAGAAAAATATTCTCTTGCCAAAGAGAAATACGAGGAAGCTCTATCGATCAAACCGGATTTTTATGAAGGGTTGTTGGCTCTGGGGCAGCAACAATTTGAAATGGCCAAACTTCATTGGTCATTTGTACTAGCAAAGAAAGAGGACTTGTCTAAGTGGGATCCTACTGAAACTATTAGCCTTTTTGATAGTGCAGAAGAAAGAATGAAGGCTGCAACTGAGATGTGGGAGAAGCTGGAGGAACAGAGGGCTAAAGAGTCCAAAGATCCTGTTGTGAACAAGAAGGATGAACTTTCGAAAAGAAGGAAGAAACAGGGTAGTGGTGCAGAAGGTGACACCTCTGGCATAGGAGGTCGAGAGGAAATTTCTCCAGAAGATGCAGCAGAGCAAGCTTCAGTGATGAGATCTCAGATTCATCTATTCTGGGGTAACATGCTTTTTGAGAGGTCTCAAGTAGAATGTAAATTGGGCTTGCCTGGTTGGGAGAAAAATCTTGATGTTGCAGTGGAGCGTTTCAAACTTGCTGGAGCTTCTGAAGCTGACATTTCGACAGTTGTGAAAAATCACTGTTCTAAAGAAGCCACTGCGGAAGTGCCCGATTCTTCAGCAAATAACAGCATGCCGTAA
- the LOC140886125 gene encoding protein CLMP1-like isoform X2 codes for MAMLDVRELLALDANSHDALEIAERLRMVSGPRTEAQQDLQSRPSPAALGASAVRGAPVSGLGPSLPARPLSKKPSHSAAGAALPSNNKSEKLYPIPPTVNDGDTKIQFPKVVLKPSNGSSRSNTDVSKDNQKEQLLGQPNSLPLYEQSTRSANRWRPLKLVYDHDIRLAEMPVNCSFKELRNVVSKRFPMSKAVLIKYTDNDGDLVTITCTSELKMAESRVDALILKDIDADKGDSIGLLRLHIVEVSPEQEPPLLEEDEEKALENEGDRGDDDMSQISPADPAGKLLDADIDKPENFSQKEKSGAPEDHDYKEVEIDDWLFEFAQLFRTHVGIDPDAHIDLHELGMEQCSEALEETVTSEEAQGLFDKAALKFQEVAALAFFNWGNVHMCAARKKMPIDDSSGKEIMATQLQTAYDWVREKYSLAKEKYEEALSIKPDFYEGLLALGQQQFEMAKLHWSFVLAKKEDLSKWDPTETISLFDSAEERMKAATEMWEKLEEQRAKESKDPVVNKKDELSKRRKKQGSGAEGDTSGIGGREEISPEDAAEQASVMRSQIHLFWGNMLFERSQVECKLGLPGWEKNLDVAVERFKLAGASEADISTVVKNHCSKEATAEVPDSSANNSMP; via the coding sequence ATGGCCATGCTGGATGTGCGAGAACTGCTAGCTTTGGACGCCAATAGCCATGATGCTTTGGAGATTGCTGAAAGATTGAGGATGGTGTCCGGACCTCGCACAGAAGCCCAGCAGGACCTCCAAAGCCGGCCATCGCCAGCTGCATTGGGTGCTTCTGCGGTTCGCGGGGCCCCAGTTTCCGGCCTCGGTCCTTCCTTGCCAGCTAGACCTTTGTCTAAGAAGCCGTCACATTCAGCTGCAGGAGCTGCTCTACCATCTAATAATAAGTCAGAAAAGCTTTATCCAATTCCGCCCACTGTAAATGACGGAGATACCAAAATCCAGTTTCCAAAAGTTGTCTTGAAGCCTTCAAATGGTTCTTCAAGATCCAACACTGATGTTAGTAAGGATAACCAGAAGGAACAGTTGCTTGGTCAACCAAATTCCCTTCCACTTTATGAGCAATCTACACGCTCTGCAAACCGATGGAGACCGTTGAAACTTGTCTATGATCATGACATAAGGCTTGCAGAAATGCCAGTGAATTGCAGTTTCAAAGAATTGAGGAATGTGGTTAGCAAACGTTTCCCCATGTCAAAAGCTGTCCTGATAAAATACACGGACAATGATGGCGACTTAGTGACTATAACATGTACCTCAGAACTTAAAATGGCTGAGTCACGCGTCGATGCCCTTATTCTGAAAGATATTGATGCTGATAAAGGAGATTCTATTGGTCTATTGAGGTTGCATATTGTTGAAGTGAGTCCTGAGCAAGAGCCACCTCTActagaagaagatgaagagaagGCTCTTGAGAATGAGGGGGATAGGGGAGATGATGATATGTCACAAATTTCACCTGCTGATCCTGCAGGAAAACTTCTGGATGCTGATATTGATAAACCAgaaaatttttcacaaaaagaaAAATCCGGAGCACCGGAAGATCACGATTACAAGGAGGTGGAGATTGATGATTGGTTATTCGAGTTTGCACAGCTCTTTCGGACCCATGTTGGGATTGACCCTGATGCTCATATTGATCTGCATGAGCTTGGTATGGAACAATGTTCGGAAGCACTTGAGGAAACAGTGACCAGCGAAGAGGCTCAAGGCCTTTTTGATAAGGCAGCCCTGAAGTTTCAGGAGGTCGCTGCTCTTGCCTTCTTTAACTGGGGAAATGTTCATATGTGTGCAGCTAGGAAAAAAATGCCAATAGATGATTCATCTGGTAAAGAGATAATGGCCACACAGCTTCAAACTGCATATGATTGGGTAAGAGAAAAATATTCTCTTGCCAAAGAGAAATACGAGGAAGCTCTATCGATCAAACCGGATTTTTATGAAGGGTTGTTGGCTCTGGGGCAGCAACAATTTGAAATGGCCAAACTTCATTGGTCATTTGTACTAGCAAAGAAAGAGGACTTGTCTAAGTGGGATCCTACTGAAACTATTAGCCTTTTTGATAGTGCAGAAGAAAGAATGAAGGCTGCAACTGAGATGTGGGAGAAGCTGGAGGAACAGAGGGCTAAAGAGTCCAAAGATCCTGTTGTGAACAAGAAGGATGAACTTTCGAAAAGAAGGAAGAAACAGGGTAGTGGTGCAGAAGGTGACACCTCTGGCATAGGAGGTCGAGAGGAAATTTCTCCAGAAGATGCAGCAGAGCAAGCTTCAGTGATGAGATCTCAGATTCATCTATTCTGGGGTAACATGCTTTTTGAGAGGTCTCAAGTAGAATGTAAATTGGGCTTGCCTGGTTGGGAGAAAAATCTTGATGTTGCAGTGGAGCGTTTCAAACTTGCTGGAGCTTCTGAAGCTGACATTTCGACAGTTGTGAAAAATCACTGTTCTAAAGAAGCCACTGCGGAAGTGCCCGATTCTTCAGCAAATAACAGCATGCCGTAA
- the LOC140886126 gene encoding 1-aminocyclopropane-1-carboxylate oxidase 3-like, whose amino-acid sequence MATFPVVNMENLNGDERPATMEIIKDACENWGFFELVNHGIAPEFLDTVERLTKEHYKRTMEQRFKEMVANKGLDSVQSEITDLDWESTFFLRHLPASNISEIPDLEDEYRKVMKEFAAKLEKLAAELLDLLCENLGLEKGYLKKAFYGSKGPTFGTKVSNYPPCPKPDLIKGLRAHTDAGGIILLFQDDKVSGLQLLKGDEWVDVPPMRHSIVINIGDQLEVITNGKYKSVLHRVIAQTDGTRMSIASFYNPGSDAVIYPAPALVEKEEIKDLYPKFVFEDYMKLYVGVKFEAKEPRFEAFKNMENAAKLDPIATA is encoded by the exons ATGGCAACTTTCCCTGTGGTTAACATGGAGAATCTCAATGGAGATGAGAGGCCTGCAACCATGGAGATCATCAAAGATGCCTGTGAAAACTGGGGTTTCTTTGAG CTGGTGAATCATGGGATTGCTCCTGAGTTTTTGGACACAGTGGAGAGGCTGACGAAGGAGCACTACAAGAGAACTATGGAGCAAAGATTCAAGGAAATGGTGGCGAATAAAGGGCTGGACTCTGTTCAGTCTGAAATCACTGATTTGGACTGGGAAAGCACTTTCTTCTTGCGCCATCTTCCTGCCTCGAACATCTCAGAAATCCCTGATCTTGAAGATGAATACAG GAAAGTTATGAAGGAATTTGCGGCCAAGCTTGAGAAATTGGCGGCGGAGCTTCTTGATTTGCTGTGTGAGAATCTTGGGCTTGAGAAGGGTTATCTGAAAAAGGCATTCTATGGATCCAAAGGCCCGACCTTTGGCACGAAGGTTAGCAACTACCCACCGTGTCCCAAGCCAGACCTGATCAAGGGTCTCCGAGCCCACACAGACGCCGGTGGCATCATTCTTCTCTTCCAAGATGATAAGGTCAGCGGCCTGCAGCTACTCAAAGGCGACGAATGGGTCGACGTTCCGCCCATGCGCCATTCCATTGTCATCAACATTGGTGACCAGCTTGAG GTGATAACAAATGGGAAATACAAGAGCGTGCTGCACCGAGTGATTGCGCAGACAGATGGAACTAGAATGTCAATTGCATCATTCTACAATCCAGGCAGTGATGCTGTGATCTATCCGGCACCAGCATTGGTTGAGAAGGAAGAGATCAAAGATCTGTACCCGAAGTTCGTTTTCGAGGATTACATGAAGCTATATGTAGGAGTCAAGTTCGAAGCCAAGGAGCCAAGATTTGAAGCTTTCAAGAACATGGAAAACGCGGCTAAATTGGATCCAATTGCAACTGCTTAA